The Pan troglodytes isolate AG18354 chromosome 1, NHGRI_mPanTro3-v2.0_pri, whole genome shotgun sequence genome includes a region encoding these proteins:
- the MDM4 gene encoding protein Mdm4 isoform X1: MQNLSKGIQHLFLPTDCSFFTTKMTSFSTSAQCSTSDSACRISPGQINQVRPKLPLLKILHAAGAQGEMFTVKEVMHYLGQYIMVKQLYDQQEQHMVYCGGDLLGELLGRQSFSVKDPSPLYDMLRKNLVTLATATTDAAQTLALAQDHSMDIPSQDQLKQSAEESSTSRKRTTEDNIPTLPTSEHKCIHSREDEDLIENLAQDETSRLDLGFEEWDVAGLPWWFLGNLRSNYTPRSNGSTDLQTNQDVGTAIVSDTTDDLWFLNESVSEQLGVGIKVEAADTEQTSEEVGKVSDKKVIEVGKNDDLEDSKSLSDDTDVEVTSEDEWQCTECKKFNSPSKRYCFRCWALRKDWYSDCSKLTHSLSTSDITAIPEKENEGNDVPDCRRTISAPVVRPKDVYIKKENSKLFDPCNSVEFLDLAHSSESQETISSMGEQLDNLSEQRTDTENMEDCQNLLKPCSLCEKRPRDGNIIHGRTGHLVTCFHCARRLKKAGASCPICKKEIQLVIKVFIA, translated from the exons GTACGACCAAAACTGCCACTTTTGAAGATTTTGCATGCAGCAGGTGCGCAAGGTGAAATGTTCACTGTTAAAGAG GTCATGCACTATTTAGGTCAGTACATAATGGTGAAGCAACTTTATGATCAGCAGGAGCAGCATATGGTATATTGTGGTGGAGATCTTTTGGGAGAACTACTGGGACGTCAGAGCTTCTCCGTGAAAGACCCAAG CCCTCTCTATGATATGCTAAGAAAGAATCTTGTCACTTTAGCCACTGCTACTACAG ATGCTGCTCAGACTCTCGCTCTCGCACAGGATCACAGTATGGATATTCCAAGTCAAGACCAACTGAAG CAAAGTGCAGAGGAAAGTTCCACTTCCagaaaaagaactacagaagacAATATCCCCACACTGCCTACCTCAGAGCATAAATGCATACATTCTAGAGAAG ATGAAGACTTAATTGAAAATTTAGCCCAAGATGAAACATCTAGGCTGGACCTTGGATTTGAGGAGTGGGATGTAGCTGGCCTGCCTTGGTGGTTTTTAGGAAACTTGAGAAGCAACTATACACCTAGAAGTAATGGCTCAACTGATTTACAGACAAATCAG gatGTGGGTACTGCCATTGTTTCAGATACTACAGATGACTTGTGGTTTTTGAATGAGTCAGTATCAGAGCAGTTAGGTGTTGGAATAAAAGTTGAAGCTGCTGATACTGAACAAACAAGTGAAGAAGTAGGGAAAGTAAGTGACAAAAAG GTGATTGAAGTGGGAAAAAATGATGACCTGGAGGACTCTAAGTCCTTAAGTGATGATACCGATGTAGAAGTTACCTCTGAG GATGAGTGGCAGTGTACTGAATGCAAGAAATTTAACTCTCCAAGCAAGAGGTACTGTTTTCGTTGTTGGGCCTTGAGGAAGGATTGGTATTCAGATTGTTCAAAGTTAACCCATTCTCTCTCCACGTCTGATATCACTGCCATAcctgaaaaggaaaatgaaggaaatgatgTCCCTGATTGTCGAAGAACCATTTCGGCTCCTGTCGTTAGACCTAAAGATgtgtatataaagaaagaaaactccaaaCTTTTTGATCCCTGCAACTCAGTGGAATTCTTggatttggctcacagttctgaaagccAAGAGACCATCTCAAGCATGGGAGAACAGTTAGATAACCTTTCTGAACAGAGAACAGATACAGAAAACATGGAGGATTGCCAGAATCTCTTGAAGCCATGTAGCTTATGTGAGAAAAGACCGCGAGACGGGAACATTATTCATGGAAGGACAGGCCATCTTGTCACTTGTTTTCACTGTGCCAGAAGACTAAAGAAGGCTGGGGCTTCATGCCCTATTTGCAAGAAAGAGATTCAGCTGGTTATTAAGGTTTTTATAGCATAA
- the MDM4 gene encoding protein Mdm4 isoform X6 produces the protein MQNLSKGIQHLFLPTDCSFFTTKMTSFSTSAQCSTSDSACRISPGQINQVMHYLGQYIMVKQLYDQQEQHMVYCGGDLLGELLGRQSFSVKDPSPLYDMLRKNLVTLATATTDAAQTLALAQDHSMDIPSQDQLKQSAEESSTSRKRTTEDNIPTLPTSEHKCIHSREDEDLIENLAQDETSRLDLGFEEWDVAGLPWWFLGNLRSNYTPRSNGSTDLQTNQDVGTAIVSDTTDDLWFLNESVSEQLGVGIKVEAADTEQTSEEVGKVSDKKVIEVGKNDDLEDSKSLSDDTDVEVTSEDEWQCTECKKFNSPSKRYCFRCWALRKDWYSDCSKLTHSLSTSDITAIPEKENEGNDVPDCRRTISAPVVRPKDVYIKKENSKLFDPCNSVEFLDLAHSSESQETISSMGEQLDNLSEQRTDTENMEDCQNLLKPCSLCEKRPRDGNIIHGRTGHLVTCFHCARRLKKAGASCPICKKEIQLVIKVFIA, from the exons GTCATGCACTATTTAGGTCAGTACATAATGGTGAAGCAACTTTATGATCAGCAGGAGCAGCATATGGTATATTGTGGTGGAGATCTTTTGGGAGAACTACTGGGACGTCAGAGCTTCTCCGTGAAAGACCCAAG CCCTCTCTATGATATGCTAAGAAAGAATCTTGTCACTTTAGCCACTGCTACTACAG ATGCTGCTCAGACTCTCGCTCTCGCACAGGATCACAGTATGGATATTCCAAGTCAAGACCAACTGAAG CAAAGTGCAGAGGAAAGTTCCACTTCCagaaaaagaactacagaagacAATATCCCCACACTGCCTACCTCAGAGCATAAATGCATACATTCTAGAGAAG ATGAAGACTTAATTGAAAATTTAGCCCAAGATGAAACATCTAGGCTGGACCTTGGATTTGAGGAGTGGGATGTAGCTGGCCTGCCTTGGTGGTTTTTAGGAAACTTGAGAAGCAACTATACACCTAGAAGTAATGGCTCAACTGATTTACAGACAAATCAG gatGTGGGTACTGCCATTGTTTCAGATACTACAGATGACTTGTGGTTTTTGAATGAGTCAGTATCAGAGCAGTTAGGTGTTGGAATAAAAGTTGAAGCTGCTGATACTGAACAAACAAGTGAAGAAGTAGGGAAAGTAAGTGACAAAAAG GTGATTGAAGTGGGAAAAAATGATGACCTGGAGGACTCTAAGTCCTTAAGTGATGATACCGATGTAGAAGTTACCTCTGAG GATGAGTGGCAGTGTACTGAATGCAAGAAATTTAACTCTCCAAGCAAGAGGTACTGTTTTCGTTGTTGGGCCTTGAGGAAGGATTGGTATTCAGATTGTTCAAAGTTAACCCATTCTCTCTCCACGTCTGATATCACTGCCATAcctgaaaaggaaaatgaaggaaatgatgTCCCTGATTGTCGAAGAACCATTTCGGCTCCTGTCGTTAGACCTAAAGATgtgtatataaagaaagaaaactccaaaCTTTTTGATCCCTGCAACTCAGTGGAATTCTTggatttggctcacagttctgaaagccAAGAGACCATCTCAAGCATGGGAGAACAGTTAGATAACCTTTCTGAACAGAGAACAGATACAGAAAACATGGAGGATTGCCAGAATCTCTTGAAGCCATGTAGCTTATGTGAGAAAAGACCGCGAGACGGGAACATTATTCATGGAAGGACAGGCCATCTTGTCACTTGTTTTCACTGTGCCAGAAGACTAAAGAAGGCTGGGGCTTCATGCCCTATTTGCAAGAAAGAGATTCAGCTGGTTATTAAGGTTTTTATAGCATAA
- the MDM4 gene encoding protein Mdm4 isoform X8: MTSFSTSAQCSTSDSACRISPGQINQVMHYLGQYIMVKQLYDQQEQHMVYCGGDLLGELLGRQSFSVKDPSPLYDMLRKNLVTLATATTDAAQTLALAQDHSMDIPSQDQLKQSAEESSTSRKRTTEDNIPTLPTSEHKCIHSREDEDLIENLAQDETSRLDLGFEEWDVAGLPWWFLGNLRSNYTPRSNGSTDLQTNQDVGTAIVSDTTDDLWFLNESVSEQLGVGIKVEAADTEQTSEEVGKVSDKKVIEVGKNDDLEDSKSLSDDTDVEVTSEDEWQCTECKKFNSPSKRYCFRCWALRKDWYSDCSKLTHSLSTSDITAIPEKENEGNDVPDCRRTISAPVVRPKDVYIKKENSKLFDPCNSVEFLDLAHSSESQETISSMGEQLDNLSEQRTDTENMEDCQNLLKPCSLCEKRPRDGNIIHGRTGHLVTCFHCARRLKKAGASCPICKKEIQLVIKVFIA; this comes from the exons GTCATGCACTATTTAGGTCAGTACATAATGGTGAAGCAACTTTATGATCAGCAGGAGCAGCATATGGTATATTGTGGTGGAGATCTTTTGGGAGAACTACTGGGACGTCAGAGCTTCTCCGTGAAAGACCCAAG CCCTCTCTATGATATGCTAAGAAAGAATCTTGTCACTTTAGCCACTGCTACTACAG ATGCTGCTCAGACTCTCGCTCTCGCACAGGATCACAGTATGGATATTCCAAGTCAAGACCAACTGAAG CAAAGTGCAGAGGAAAGTTCCACTTCCagaaaaagaactacagaagacAATATCCCCACACTGCCTACCTCAGAGCATAAATGCATACATTCTAGAGAAG ATGAAGACTTAATTGAAAATTTAGCCCAAGATGAAACATCTAGGCTGGACCTTGGATTTGAGGAGTGGGATGTAGCTGGCCTGCCTTGGTGGTTTTTAGGAAACTTGAGAAGCAACTATACACCTAGAAGTAATGGCTCAACTGATTTACAGACAAATCAG gatGTGGGTACTGCCATTGTTTCAGATACTACAGATGACTTGTGGTTTTTGAATGAGTCAGTATCAGAGCAGTTAGGTGTTGGAATAAAAGTTGAAGCTGCTGATACTGAACAAACAAGTGAAGAAGTAGGGAAAGTAAGTGACAAAAAG GTGATTGAAGTGGGAAAAAATGATGACCTGGAGGACTCTAAGTCCTTAAGTGATGATACCGATGTAGAAGTTACCTCTGAG GATGAGTGGCAGTGTACTGAATGCAAGAAATTTAACTCTCCAAGCAAGAGGTACTGTTTTCGTTGTTGGGCCTTGAGGAAGGATTGGTATTCAGATTGTTCAAAGTTAACCCATTCTCTCTCCACGTCTGATATCACTGCCATAcctgaaaaggaaaatgaaggaaatgatgTCCCTGATTGTCGAAGAACCATTTCGGCTCCTGTCGTTAGACCTAAAGATgtgtatataaagaaagaaaactccaaaCTTTTTGATCCCTGCAACTCAGTGGAATTCTTggatttggctcacagttctgaaagccAAGAGACCATCTCAAGCATGGGAGAACAGTTAGATAACCTTTCTGAACAGAGAACAGATACAGAAAACATGGAGGATTGCCAGAATCTCTTGAAGCCATGTAGCTTATGTGAGAAAAGACCGCGAGACGGGAACATTATTCATGGAAGGACAGGCCATCTTGTCACTTGTTTTCACTGTGCCAGAAGACTAAAGAAGGCTGGGGCTTCATGCCCTATTTGCAAGAAAGAGATTCAGCTGGTTATTAAGGTTTTTATAGCATAA